One stretch of Paenibacillus sp. FSL R5-0341 DNA includes these proteins:
- the sdhA gene encoding succinate dehydrogenase flavoprotein subunit yields MASTNVIIVGGGLAGLMAAIKSAEAGVHVHLFSLVPVKRSHSVCAQGGINGAVNTKGEGDSPWVHFDDTVYGGDFLANQPPVKAMCEAAPGIIHLMDRMGVMFNRTPEGLLDFRRFGGTKHHRTAFAGATTGQQLLYALDEQVRRWEAAGLVTKYENWEFLQAVLDDEGVCRGIVAQDLKTMKVQTFPAEAVILASGGPGIIFGKTTNSVINTGTAASAVYQQGVNYANGEFIQIHPTAIPGDDKLRLMSESARGEGGRIWTYKDGKPWYFLEEKYPSYGNLVPRDIATREIFSVCVDMGLGVNGENMVYLDLSHKDPKELDVKLGGIIEIYEKFMGDDPRKIPMKIFPAVHYSMGGMWVDYNQMTNIPGLFAAGECEYQYHGANRLGANSLVSAIYGGMVAGPKAAEYIKGLKKSSADIPSSVFEKHTKQQSDKYEGILKMQGTENAYVIHKELGEWMTANMTVVRYNDKLEATIGKIKELKERYGKINMYDSSGWNNPSAAFTRQLWNMIELAEAMTLGALLRNESRGAHYKPEFTERNDEEFLKTTIASWSKEGPKISYEPVDVSLIPPRIRDYSKD; encoded by the coding sequence ATGGCATCAACGAATGTAATTATTGTGGGCGGCGGTCTCGCAGGCTTGATGGCGGCGATCAAATCGGCTGAAGCCGGAGTCCATGTTCATTTATTTTCACTGGTTCCTGTTAAACGATCCCACTCTGTATGCGCACAAGGCGGCATTAACGGAGCGGTAAATACCAAGGGTGAGGGTGACTCCCCATGGGTACACTTTGACGATACGGTATACGGCGGTGACTTCCTTGCGAACCAACCTCCTGTTAAAGCGATGTGCGAAGCAGCACCTGGCATCATTCACTTGATGGACCGTATGGGCGTAATGTTCAACCGGACACCGGAAGGTTTGCTTGATTTCCGTCGTTTCGGGGGAACAAAGCATCACCGTACGGCGTTTGCCGGAGCGACAACAGGGCAACAATTGCTCTATGCATTAGACGAGCAGGTGCGTCGCTGGGAAGCAGCGGGCCTGGTTACGAAATACGAGAACTGGGAATTCCTGCAGGCCGTTTTGGATGATGAAGGGGTATGTCGCGGGATCGTAGCTCAGGATCTGAAAACGATGAAAGTACAGACCTTCCCGGCAGAAGCAGTTATTCTGGCGAGTGGTGGTCCCGGTATCATCTTCGGTAAAACGACCAACTCGGTAATTAACACAGGTACAGCTGCAAGTGCGGTGTATCAGCAAGGTGTGAATTATGCTAACGGTGAGTTCATTCAAATTCACCCGACAGCCATTCCAGGGGATGACAAGCTGCGTCTCATGTCCGAATCCGCGCGTGGTGAAGGTGGACGGATCTGGACGTACAAAGACGGCAAGCCGTGGTACTTCCTTGAAGAAAAATATCCGTCCTATGGTAACCTGGTTCCGCGTGATATCGCGACTCGTGAAATTTTCAGCGTCTGCGTAGACATGGGCTTGGGTGTGAACGGCGAGAACATGGTTTATCTCGACCTGTCGCACAAAGATCCGAAGGAGCTTGATGTTAAACTCGGCGGAATCATTGAGATCTATGAGAAGTTCATGGGCGATGACCCGCGTAAAATCCCGATGAAAATCTTCCCGGCAGTCCATTATTCCATGGGCGGCATGTGGGTAGATTACAACCAAATGACCAACATTCCGGGGCTGTTCGCAGCTGGTGAATGTGAATATCAATACCATGGTGCGAACCGTCTGGGTGCAAACTCACTCGTATCCGCGATCTATGGTGGTATGGTGGCTGGACCGAAAGCGGCTGAATATATCAAAGGACTCAAAAAATCGTCCGCTGATATCCCATCTTCCGTATTCGAGAAACACACCAAACAACAAAGCGACAAATACGAAGGCATCTTGAAAATGCAGGGCACGGAAAATGCCTATGTCATTCATAAAGAGCTTGGCGAGTGGATGACAGCCAACATGACGGTTGTACGCTACAACGACAAGCTTGAAGCCACGATCGGCAAGATCAAGGAATTGAAAGAGCGTTACGGCAAAATCAACATGTACGACAGCTCCGGTTGGAACAACCCGAGCGCAGCGTTCACCCGCCAACTGTGGAACATGATTGAGTTGGCAGAAGCGATGACGCTGGGCGCACTGCTGCGTAACGAAAGCCGTGGCGCGCATTACAAACCGGAATTTACGGAGCGTAATGACGAAGAGTTCCTGAAAACGACCATCGCAAGCTGGTCGAAGGAAGGCCCGAAAATCTCGTACGAGCCCGTAGACGTATCCCTGATCCCACCACGTATCCGGGACTACTCTAAGGATTAA
- a CDS encoding succinate dehydrogenase cytochrome b558 subunit — translation MKGFYSRKLHSLLGVIPLSLFFIEHLVTNFTAVEGGKEAFYGAVAFLNGLPLVIVIEATLIWLPLFYHGVYGLYIAYQAKPNVGRYGNERNWRYTLQRVSGIITFVFVIWHVWETRVQIALGNVSHEEIGGVIHDAVTNPITFAIYMISVVAASYHFANGLWSFLVSWGITVGPRAQRVSSYVCMSLFAIVSIMFIASLFAFRSIDFQTATSMIDAVKTVLI, via the coding sequence ATGAAAGGGTTTTACTCCAGAAAGCTGCACTCCTTGCTTGGCGTCATTCCGCTCAGTCTGTTCTTTATTGAGCACTTGGTGACGAACTTCACAGCAGTTGAAGGCGGCAAAGAAGCTTTTTATGGTGCCGTTGCATTTCTGAACGGTTTGCCTCTTGTTATTGTAATTGAGGCGACACTCATTTGGCTGCCGTTGTTCTATCACGGTGTTTACGGTCTTTACATTGCCTATCAGGCCAAGCCTAACGTTGGGCGTTACGGTAATGAGCGCAACTGGCGCTACACGTTGCAGAGGGTAAGCGGTATCATTACGTTTGTATTCGTCATTTGGCACGTATGGGAGACGCGGGTACAGATTGCACTGGGTAACGTATCCCATGAAGAGATTGGCGGCGTCATACATGATGCGGTGACGAATCCGATAACCTTTGCGATATATATGATCAGTGTGGTTGCGGCTTCATATCACTTTGCCAATGGCCTGTGGTCGTTCCTCGTTAGCTGGGGGATTACAGTTGGTCCGCGTGCGCAGCGTGTATCCTCTTACGTATGTATGAGTTTGTTCGCTATCGTTTCCATCATGTTTATTGCTTCACTATTTGCTTTCCGGAGCATTGATTTCCAGACAGCTACTTCGATGATTGACGCAGTTAAAACAGTTCTAATTTAA